Proteins encoded in a region of the Limnothrix sp. FACHB-406 genome:
- a CDS encoding DUF3769 domain-containing protein — protein sequence MPYPVLPPEMPPLVQDVAVTRETEPTAAEGDRPPEPNSTAPASVPLRRLGSLPPRPARSLRPGSLRDFRQQHRQDRRAADQLGPNRALIHIDRQVDPPNRQNPPRPQAEERTTATSNGKNPPAGLPPLRRWARPTRDQTTPPQLTQSTDRPSAANPGRLGGSTAVGSTTVGSTTEGSTTEGATVYAAQDPTNQPNAQGAGQQLRADNPDEDPLRNVPPLFPREGPGPVTEPPNGTEGPEIPPPEPATGDPPFPPRSSDQPPSPTDPQPTERPIDPDRPPQPVNAGDPNNSPNRTDRPGGGRPPRPELPNLPPGAIGAIEVTADRQEFDSVRQIFIAIGNVTMRYQGAVINADRLQVSLDNRIALAEGNVALTRGQQVIRGARMEYNLVQGDGSLFESYGEIFQPTTGEDFAPAEVITAGPYNPALDRPLSDRISANEPLRDVRQTGQFGLQVGTGNFGLLDPPPGQVGEVQNFRFQADRVDFDPNGWVAQNVRITNDPFSPPETEIRADRARLRRLSPLRDELIADRPRVVFDNRFTLPLLVRRTVIDRRERPPQPFEIRYDGEDRGGLYIQRQFDVIRTPRVRLRVTPQYLIQRALFDEQANGPIGLDVLGLQARLTAQLSPTTSLLGVVRAVTLDPDRFEDDFRGSVRLNQIIPTGWGPHSLTLEYSYRDRLFNGSFGFRTVQRSIGAVFASPQIRIGNTGFIANYQLGYQNINAQSDFADLIDEPSRNTDDRITLDRTQMAIAVARPIVLWRGEALPATPEAGLRYSPVALRPSIVLVPRLQMVWQNYSSGDYQNVLTGSIVLQGQLGHFSRPWLDYTAFTLGYIENWRHGSSPFLFDRVGDARVVVVGLTQQIYGPFRVGFQQVYNVDTGERIDSNYTLEYSRRTYGLLLRVDPERQSGSLQLRITDFNWTGSGQEFGDI from the coding sequence ATGCCCTACCCGGTGCTACCGCCCGAGATGCCGCCGCTAGTCCAGGACGTGGCTGTAACGCGGGAAACTGAGCCGACGGCCGCCGAGGGCGATCGCCCCCCTGAGCCAAATTCAACCGCCCCCGCGTCGGTTCCCCTGCGCCGGTTAGGATCTCTGCCGCCTCGGCCGGCTCGCAGCTTGCGGCCCGGATCCTTGCGAGATTTTCGGCAACAGCACCGCCAAGACCGACGGGCCGCCGACCAATTGGGGCCGAATCGGGCCTTGATTCATATCGATCGACAAGTGGATCCGCCCAACCGACAAAACCCGCCCCGCCCACAGGCCGAAGAGCGAACAACTGCCACCAGTAACGGAAAGAACCCGCCGGCTGGATTGCCGCCACTGCGTCGCTGGGCAAGACCCACTCGCGATCAAACAACGCCCCCCCAATTAACCCAGTCCACCGATCGACCGTCAGCCGCCAATCCTGGCCGACTCGGGGGATCCACAGCGGTCGGATCCACAACAGTTGGATCCACAACTGAGGGATCTACAACTGAGGGAGCAACGGTCTACGCCGCTCAGGATCCAACGAACCAACCCAATGCTCAAGGCGCTGGGCAACAGCTCCGGGCAGACAATCCCGATGAGGATCCCCTGCGGAATGTGCCGCCCCTGTTTCCTCGGGAAGGGCCAGGGCCGGTGACCGAACCACCCAATGGAACCGAGGGGCCGGAGATACCGCCTCCCGAGCCAGCCACGGGCGATCCACCGTTCCCGCCGCGATCGAGCGATCAACCCCCATCCCCCACGGATCCGCAGCCGACGGAGCGACCGATCGACCCCGATCGACCGCCCCAACCGGTGAATGCGGGCGACCCCAACAATTCACCGAACCGAACCGATCGCCCCGGTGGCGGCCGGCCCCCGCGGCCAGAGTTGCCCAATTTGCCCCCCGGCGCGATCGGGGCGATTGAGGTAACGGCCGATCGGCAGGAATTTGACTCGGTTCGGCAAATTTTCATCGCGATCGGCAACGTCACCATGCGTTACCAAGGAGCCGTGATCAATGCCGATCGACTCCAGGTCAGCCTTGACAATCGAATTGCCCTCGCAGAAGGCAACGTAGCCCTCACCCGTGGCCAGCAGGTGATTCGGGGTGCAAGGATGGAATACAACCTGGTGCAGGGGGATGGTTCCCTGTTTGAGAGCTACGGCGAAATTTTCCAGCCCACCACTGGCGAAGACTTTGCCCCGGCAGAGGTGATCACCGCCGGGCCCTATAATCCCGCCCTCGATCGCCCCTTGAGCGATCGCATTTCGGCCAATGAGCCGCTGCGGGATGTGCGACAAACGGGTCAATTTGGGCTGCAAGTGGGCACGGGCAATTTTGGGCTATTGGATCCGCCGCCGGGCCAGGTGGGCGAGGTGCAAAACTTCCGCTTCCAGGCCGATCGGGTCGATTTTGACCCCAATGGCTGGGTGGCCCAAAACGTGCGGATCACCAATGATCCCTTCTCGCCCCCGGAAACGGAAATTCGGGCCGATCGGGCCCGGCTGCGGCGCTTGTCACCCTTGCGGGATGAGCTAATTGCCGATCGCCCCCGGGTGGTGTTTGACAATCGCTTCACCCTGCCCCTGTTGGTGCGCCGAACGGTGATCGATCGCCGGGAACGGCCGCCCCAGCCCTTTGAAATTCGCTACGACGGTGAAGATCGAGGCGGGCTATACATTCAACGGCAATTCGATGTAATTCGCACGCCCCGAGTTCGTCTGCGGGTCACACCTCAATACCTGATCCAGCGGGCCCTATTTGACGAACAAGCCAACGGGCCGATCGGGCTGGATGTGTTGGGTTTGCAGGCTCGACTGACGGCGCAACTGTCCCCCACCACTTCTCTGCTGGGTGTGGTGCGGGCCGTGACGCTCGATCCTGATCGCTTTGAAGATGACTTCCGAGGCAGCGTTCGGCTTAATCAAATCATCCCCACCGGTTGGGGCCCCCACTCCCTCACCCTGGAATATAGCTATCGCGATCGGTTGTTTAACGGTTCCTTTGGGTTCCGCACCGTGCAACGCAGCATCGGGGCCGTTTTTGCCTCGCCCCAAATCCGGATCGGCAACACCGGCTTCATTGCCAACTACCAATTGGGCTACCAAAACATCAATGCCCAATCGGACTTTGCTGATCTGATTGATGAACCCAGCCGCAACACGGACGATCGAATCACCCTCGATCGCACCCAAATGGCCATTGCAGTGGCCCGCCCGATCGTCCTGTGGCGTGGCGAAGCCTTGCCGGCCACACCCGAAGCCGGCCTGCGCTACAGTCCCGTGGCCCTGCGGCCGAGCATTGTGCTGGTTCCTCGCTTGCAAATGGTTTGGCAAAACTACAGCAGCGGCGACTATCAAAATGTGCTCACCGGCTCGATCGTCCTCCAGGGACAGTTGGGCCATTTTTCCCGTCCTTGGCTAGACTACACAGCCTTCACCTTGGGCTACATCGAAAACTGGCGGCATGGTTCCTCACCGTTCCTGTTCGATCGCGTCGGGGATGCGCGGGTGGTGGTCGTTGGCCTCACTCAGCAAATTTATGGCCCCTTCCGGGTTGGCTTCCAGCAGGTCTACAACGTTGATACGGGCGAACGGATCGACAGTAACTACACCCTGGAATATAGCCGCCGCACCTACGGTCTGCTGTTGCGCGTTGATCCAGAGCGCCAATCCGGCTCCCTGCAACTGCGGATCACGGATTTCAACTGGACGGGCAGCGGTCAGGAATTTGGTGATATCTAG
- a CDS encoding DnaJ C-terminal domain-containing protein, translating to MQNFRNYYAILGVAKEASGDEIKRAFRRLARQYHPDLNPGNKEAEERFKDIGEAYEVLSDTTKRAQYDEYSKFWKQKGFQNARRAAAGRTWGDRSESRVADNLDYSEFIDFNSFVDRLLNRRGEPTAPPQPGNRDYYRPGTTRTAYTVKPPVARDAEARLTIPLEKAFSGGRERIRLEDGRSLEVNMPPGLVTGQRIRLKNQGINGGDLFLKITVAPHDFFRLEGVDLYCEVPVTPSEAVLGSAIEVPTLDGMVKMNLPRGVRHGQRLRLSNKGYPINRDRRGDQIVEIQIATPIQLSTDELALYEQLRAIESFDPRANLPI from the coding sequence ATGCAAAACTTCCGCAACTACTACGCAATTCTCGGTGTTGCCAAAGAGGCCAGCGGCGACGAAATTAAACGGGCCTTCCGGCGACTGGCTCGGCAATATCACCCCGACCTGAACCCCGGAAACAAGGAAGCCGAAGAGCGATTCAAGGACATTGGCGAAGCCTACGAGGTACTTTCGGACACAACCAAGCGGGCCCAATACGACGAATACAGCAAGTTTTGGAAACAGAAGGGATTCCAAAATGCCCGGCGGGCAGCGGCAGGACGCACCTGGGGGGATCGCTCCGAATCTCGGGTGGCCGACAACCTGGACTACAGCGAGTTTATTGACTTCAATAGCTTTGTCGATCGGCTGTTGAATCGACGCGGCGAACCGACGGCCCCACCTCAACCGGGCAATCGAGATTACTACCGGCCCGGCACAACCCGCACGGCCTATACCGTAAAGCCACCGGTTGCCCGGGATGCGGAAGCACGGTTAACCATTCCCCTGGAAAAGGCCTTCAGTGGCGGCCGGGAACGAATTCGACTAGAAGACGGCCGATCGCTGGAGGTGAACATGCCGCCAGGGTTGGTGACTGGCCAGCGGATCCGCCTCAAAAATCAGGGAATTAATGGCGGTGATTTGTTCTTGAAAATCACCGTCGCCCCCCACGACTTTTTCCGGCTGGAGGGGGTCGATCTCTATTGCGAAGTACCAGTCACCCCCAGCGAGGCGGTGCTGGGCAGCGCGATCGAAGTACCGACCTTGGATGGGATGGTGAAGATGAACCTGCCGCGCGGGGTGCGCCACGGCCAGCGGCTGCGTCTGTCGAATAAGGGCTATCCGATCAACCGCGATCGCCGGGGCGATCAAATTGTGGAAATCCAAATCGCTACGCCAATCCAATTGAGCACTGATGAGTTGGCGTTGTATGAACAATTACGGGCGATCGAGTCGTTTGATCCCAGAGCCAACCTGCCCATTTAA
- a CDS encoding S1 RNA-binding domain-containing protein, translating to MPADPGRSPLSYSEGMEPITARSPVRLGFLTCYLLIKPIMAAKPAAPSFSMEDFMAALDEKTVSFEAGQRVKGKPFEYANDGVYVDIGGKSAAFLPVREAAMREPSGAEELQNLLPPNVEREFIVLKEANADGQVTISIRQMVLDQAWKELAKAQEEKQAIAARVNGVNKGGVTAAVMGLRGFIPRSHLVEREDLDSLVGQTLTVVPIEVNRNAKKLVLSNREAAKVGLMARLKVNQLIEGKITGIRPFGVFVSFEGNTGLLHVKQMSQAHVASIEDLFSQGERIRAVIMEIDEWKGRIALSTAVLENHRGEMLENKATVMTEAIARHAQLYPHWDAEPEPIAESSPEPTEQPTAPEAAESIAPTDSTESSESSESSESTAAQASPEAIAPETPDNPAAAEPAAKPEPAPAPKAPIRLVDLKPKPSRAPESDA from the coding sequence ATGCCCGCTGACCCCGGAAGATCGCCCCTCAGCTATAGTGAGGGGATGGAGCCAATCACGGCGCGATCGCCCGTCCGGCTCGGATTTTTGACTTGTTATTTGCTGATTAAACCCATCATGGCCGCAAAACCCGCTGCTCCCTCCTTTTCCATGGAGGACTTCATGGCTGCCCTCGACGAAAAAACCGTCTCTTTTGAGGCGGGGCAACGGGTCAAGGGCAAACCCTTTGAGTACGCCAACGACGGGGTTTATGTAGACATTGGCGGCAAATCCGCTGCGTTTTTGCCGGTGCGCGAAGCCGCCATGCGCGAACCCTCGGGCGCTGAGGAACTGCAAAACCTGTTGCCGCCCAATGTGGAGCGCGAGTTCATTGTGCTCAAGGAAGCCAACGCAGATGGTCAGGTGACCATTTCGATTCGACAAATGGTGTTGGATCAGGCCTGGAAAGAGTTGGCCAAGGCCCAAGAGGAAAAACAGGCGATCGCCGCGCGTGTGAATGGGGTCAACAAAGGCGGCGTAACGGCGGCCGTGATGGGCTTGCGGGGGTTCATTCCCCGATCGCACCTGGTGGAACGGGAGGATTTGGACTCGTTGGTGGGCCAAACCTTGACCGTCGTGCCGATCGAGGTGAACCGCAATGCCAAAAAACTGGTGCTCTCGAACCGGGAAGCGGCCAAGGTCGGCCTGATGGCACGCCTGAAGGTGAACCAACTCATTGAAGGTAAAATCACCGGGATTCGCCCCTTTGGCGTGTTTGTGAGCTTTGAGGGCAACACAGGGCTGCTGCATGTCAAGCAAATGAGCCAAGCCCATGTGGCCTCGATCGAGGATCTGTTCAGCCAGGGCGAAAGGATCCGGGCCGTGATTATGGAAATTGATGAGTGGAAGGGACGGATCGCCCTTTCAACAGCGGTGCTGGAAAATCATCGGGGCGAAATGTTGGAAAACAAGGCCACGGTGATGACCGAGGCGATCGCCCGTCATGCCCAGCTTTATCCCCACTGGGACGCAGAGCCGGAGCCGATCGCGGAGTCCAGCCCGGAGCCAACCGAGCAGCCCACCGCCCCGGAAGCCGCAGAATCGATCGCACCGACTGACTCAACCGAGTCAAGCGAATCAAGCGAATCAAGCGAATCAACCGCAGCCCAGGCCAGCCCCGAGGCGATCGCCCCGGAAACACCAGACAACCCGGCAGCAGCGGAACCCGCCGCCAAGCCAGAACCGGCCCCTGCGCCCAAGGCTCCGATCCGGCTGGTGGATTTGAAACCGAAACCTAGCCGCGCTCCTGAATCGGACGCATAG
- a CDS encoding TIGR02450 family Trp-rich protein yields MAKKQKFPHLLGSKWTARQRTFGWRHFQVNNRKNEGDRVYAELVASCDPNARFWIDARNLKNRDLWAAGWQTLEEIEILAAVDRGDDLSEEVEVLHPDAL; encoded by the coding sequence ATGGCTAAAAAGCAAAAATTTCCGCATCTCTTGGGTTCCAAGTGGACGGCCCGCCAGCGCACCTTCGGCTGGCGACATTTCCAGGTGAACAATCGCAAAAACGAGGGCGATCGAGTCTATGCGGAACTGGTGGCCTCCTGCGATCCCAATGCGCGGTTTTGGATTGATGCGCGCAATCTCAAAAACCGTGACCTGTGGGCAGCGGGCTGGCAAACCCTCGAAGAAATTGAAATTCTGGCAGCGGTCGATCGGGGCGATGACCTGAGCGAAGAAGTGGAAGTGCTGCACCCGGACGCGCTGTGA
- the cobA gene encoding uroporphyrinogen-III C-methyltransferase gives MTDFATPQPIGKVYLVGAGPGDPGLLTLKGKTLLELADVVVYDALVSAPILAMINPQAERIDAGKRRGRHSKLQAETTQLLIEKAQTAAIVVRLKGGDPFVFGRGGEEMQDLLRSGVPVEVVPGVTAGIAAPAYAGIPLTHRDYSSSVVFVTGHESAGKYRPQVNWSAIAQSAETIVIYMGVHNLNQIVPALISAGRSPTDPVALIRWGTRPEQAELVATLETVCDRVTETGFSAPAIAIIGPVVQFRADLAAIAAPQQFQIPLTGWQISESGVDFAPTGVK, from the coding sequence ATGACCGACTTTGCGACTCCCCAGCCGATCGGGAAGGTTTATTTGGTGGGGGCGGGGCCTGGCGATCCGGGCTTGCTGACCCTGAAGGGAAAGACATTGCTCGAATTGGCCGATGTGGTGGTTTACGATGCGTTGGTGAGTGCCCCGATTCTGGCCATGATTAATCCCCAGGCGGAACGAATTGACGCGGGAAAACGCCGGGGCCGCCACTCAAAGTTGCAAGCAGAAACCACCCAATTACTGATTGAAAAAGCCCAGACAGCGGCGATCGTGGTTCGGCTGAAAGGGGGCGATCCCTTTGTGTTTGGCCGAGGGGGCGAGGAAATGCAAGATCTGTTGCGATCGGGTGTGCCGGTGGAGGTGGTGCCGGGCGTGACGGCTGGCATCGCTGCGCCGGCCTATGCGGGCATTCCCTTAACCCATCGCGACTACAGCTCATCGGTGGTGTTTGTGACGGGGCACGAGTCGGCGGGGAAATATCGCCCCCAGGTGAATTGGTCGGCGATCGCCCAAAGTGCTGAAACGATCGTGATCTATATGGGCGTGCATAACCTGAACCAGATTGTGCCCGCCTTGATTTCAGCGGGGCGATCGCCCACCGATCCCGTGGCGCTGATTCGGTGGGGAACCCGTCCTGAACAGGCGGAATTGGTGGCCACCTTAGAAACGGTGTGCGATCGAGTGACCGAAACGGGATTTTCTGCCCCGGCGATCGCCATCATTGGCCCCGTGGTGCAGTTCCGGGCAGATTTGGCCGCGATCGCAGCCCCGCAGCAGTTTCAAATTCCGCTGACTGGGTGGCAAATCTCAGAATCAGGGGTCGATTTTGCGCCGACAGGGGTAAAATAA
- a CDS encoding DDE transposase family protein produces MEVPGFYIVRCADDRCEIVPSDRLADLPNPHPTGDRWGPYGELAEAIAKRVGLIRAGKCKPQ; encoded by the coding sequence ATGGAAGTCCCGGGATTCTATATTGTGCGCTGTGCAGACGATCGCTGCGAAATTGTCCCGAGCGATCGCCTGGCCGATTTGCCCAATCCCCATCCAACGGGCGATCGGTGGGGCCCCTATGGTGAGCTGGCGGAGGCGATCGCCAAGCGCGTGGGGCTGATTCGTGCGGGTAAATGCAAACCCCAATAG
- the ctpC gene encoding carboxyl-terminal processing protease CtpC — translation MPIANSKLVLGAAATTVAAVTLTGAGIHLSQGHAFFQENPKEVIDEVWQIVDRLYVDGTFNQVDWQAVRQDYLNRDYTQPEAAYKAIREMLEKLGDPYTRFMDPDEFRNMQIDTSGELTGVGLQLGEDKKTKELVVVSPIDGSPAAKAGILSKDKILSIDGKSTKGMDINQAVKLIRGPVGTTVVLTLQRGDRTMTYTIERARIELHPVSFSERPKDGTAPIGYIRLTQFSANAATEMREAIQKLESQNVSGYVLDLRSNPGGLLYASIDIARMWMNEGAIVSTVDRNGETDRQQANRTALTNKPLVVLVDGGSASASEILSGALQDNQRAVLIGTKTFGKGLVQSVRNLGDGSGMAVTVAKYLTPSGRDINKHGIDPDIKVELTDQQREFLSENRDKIGTLEDAQYAKALEVLQGEIAKLKDGENAGASAATAPR, via the coding sequence ATGCCGATCGCGAATAGCAAGCTCGTTTTAGGTGCGGCGGCCACAACGGTGGCTGCTGTGACTCTGACAGGCGCGGGCATTCACCTTTCGCAAGGTCATGCTTTCTTCCAAGAAAACCCGAAGGAAGTGATCGACGAGGTTTGGCAAATTGTCGATCGGCTCTATGTGGATGGCACCTTCAACCAGGTGGACTGGCAAGCGGTGCGCCAAGATTATTTGAACCGCGACTATACCCAACCCGAAGCGGCCTACAAAGCGATTCGGGAAATGCTGGAAAAACTCGGCGATCCTTACACTCGCTTCATGGATCCCGATGAATTCCGCAACATGCAAATCGACACCTCCGGTGAACTGACGGGGGTGGGATTGCAGTTGGGTGAAGACAAGAAAACCAAGGAATTGGTCGTTGTTTCCCCGATCGATGGCTCCCCGGCGGCCAAGGCGGGCATTTTGTCGAAGGATAAAATCCTGAGCATTGACGGCAAATCCACCAAGGGGATGGATATTAACCAAGCCGTGAAGCTGATTCGCGGCCCGGTGGGAACCACGGTGGTGTTGACCCTGCAACGGGGCGATCGCACCATGACTTACACGATCGAGCGGGCCCGTATTGAGCTGCATCCGGTGAGTTTCAGCGAGCGGCCCAAGGACGGCACAGCCCCGATCGGCTACATTCGCCTGACCCAATTCAGCGCCAACGCCGCCACGGAAATGCGCGAAGCCATCCAAAAGCTAGAATCCCAAAACGTTTCTGGCTATGTGTTGGATTTACGCTCCAATCCCGGCGGCTTGCTGTATGCCAGCATTGACATCGCGCGGATGTGGATGAATGAGGGGGCGATCGTGTCTACGGTCGATCGCAACGGCGAGACCGATCGCCAACAGGCCAACCGCACCGCCCTCACGAACAAACCCCTCGTGGTTTTGGTGGATGGGGGGTCTGCCAGTGCCAGTGAAATTCTGTCTGGAGCTTTGCAGGACAATCAACGCGCCGTTTTGATTGGTACAAAAACCTTTGGGAAAGGGTTGGTGCAGTCAGTTCGGAACCTGGGCGATGGTTCCGGAATGGCGGTGACGGTGGCTAAATATTTGACTCCCAGCGGTCGCGACATCAACAAACACGGGATCGATCCCGATATCAAGGTGGAATTGACCGATCAACAACGGGAGTTTCTGAGTGAAAACCGCGACAAAATTGGCACGCTAGAAGATGCCCAATACGCGAAGGCTTTGGAAGTATTGCAAGGGGAAATTGCCAAGCTGAAGGACGGTGAAAATGCTGGAGCCAGTGCTGCGACTGCTCCCCGATAG
- a CDS encoding glycoside hydrolase family 3 N-terminal domain-containing protein, giving the protein MTVSAPFPLPDLDRLTLRQQIAQMVVVRASGFLFDAQIRYPAWEPIASVLESWIQGLGVGGVILLGGGAAEVALRTHEFQRWAPVPLLIAADIEEGVGQRFGGATQGPPLMALGALAQQDLPQALTLAHNLGAMTAAEAQAIGLNWLLGPVVDVNNNPANPVINVRSFGDDPQLVGQLAAAFIAGAHQFPILTAAKHFPGHGDTAIDSHLSLPVIPHDRPRLNAIELPPFRAAIKAGVDAVMSAHLQIPALDAQLPATLSRSILTQLLRQDLGFGGLIVTDALVMGAIARHYGANEAPVMAVEAGADILLMPVDPPGAIEAVAQAVEAGRISPERIRESVARIWQAKGKVFQAADRQAADAPPSAIDLRGQLGQPQHQATVTAILEGSLGGGNGVLALPRSPETPETSDRTLAQEALENLGTLAELTPEAAIDSPADTPTQRPIARNLIVVDDAIASDFLGQFVPAIAWPRQWGIGQLQIVDSYSPVDFGAIGSLAAQQPTLLQIFARGNPFRGSANLTQGAIAWLKALQESHQLAGVILYGSPYLLETMRPLLGSKIPYRFSYGQMPRAQAIALGSLFNQVMS; this is encoded by the coding sequence ATGACTGTTTCGGCCCCGTTCCCCTTGCCTGACCTCGATCGCCTGACCCTGCGCCAACAGATTGCCCAAATGGTTGTTGTGCGGGCTTCGGGCTTTCTGTTTGATGCCCAAATTCGCTATCCCGCTTGGGAGCCGATCGCCTCGGTGCTGGAATCTTGGATCCAGGGGTTGGGCGTGGGGGGCGTGATTCTGCTGGGTGGGGGCGCGGCCGAGGTGGCGCTGCGCACCCATGAGTTTCAACGGTGGGCCCCCGTGCCTCTGCTGATTGCGGCGGATATTGAAGAGGGCGTGGGGCAGCGGTTTGGGGGAGCCACCCAAGGGCCGCCCCTGATGGCCCTCGGCGCGTTGGCACAGCAGGACTTACCCCAAGCGCTGACCTTGGCCCACAACTTGGGAGCCATGACGGCAGCGGAAGCCCAAGCGATCGGGCTGAATTGGTTGCTGGGGCCGGTGGTGGATGTGAATAACAACCCCGCTAATCCGGTGATTAATGTGCGATCGTTTGGGGACGATCCGCAATTGGTCGGGCAACTGGCCGCGGCCTTCATCGCCGGGGCCCACCAATTCCCGATTTTGACGGCGGCCAAGCATTTTCCCGGCCATGGCGACACGGCGATCGATTCCCATTTGTCTCTGCCGGTGATTCCCCACGATCGCCCACGATTGAACGCGATCGAGCTGCCTCCCTTTAGGGCGGCGATCAAGGCCGGTGTGGATGCGGTGATGAGTGCCCATTTGCAAATTCCCGCCCTTGATGCCCAACTGCCCGCCACCCTGTCGCGATCGATTTTGACCCAGTTGCTGCGGCAAGACTTGGGCTTTGGGGGGCTAATTGTGACCGATGCGCTGGTGATGGGGGCGATCGCTCGGCACTATGGGGCCAACGAAGCGCCCGTGATGGCCGTGGAAGCGGGGGCCGATATTTTGTTGATGCCGGTGGATCCCCCGGGGGCGATCGAGGCCGTGGCCCAGGCTGTGGAGGCGGGACGCATTTCCCCGGAGCGGATTCGGGAATCGGTGGCGCGGATTTGGCAAGCCAAGGGCAAGGTTTTTCAGGCGGCCGATCGACAGGCGGCCGATGCTCCCCCCAGCGCGATCGACCTGCGGGGACAACTGGGCCAGCCTCAGCACCAAGCCACCGTGACGGCCATTTTGGAGGGCAGTTTGGGCGGCGGTAATGGGGTGTTGGCCCTGCCCCGATCGCCCGAGACACCCGAAACGTCCGATCGCACCTTGGCCCAGGAAGCCTTGGAAAATTTGGGCACTTTGGCGGAGCTGACCCCCGAAGCGGCGATCGACTCCCCGGCCGATACGCCAACCCAGCGCCCGATCGCCCGCAATTTGATTGTGGTGGATGACGCGATCGCCAGTGACTTCCTGGGGCAATTTGTCCCAGCGATCGCCTGGCCGCGCCAGTGGGGCATCGGGCAACTGCAAATTGTGGACAGCTACAGCCCGGTGGACTTCGGGGCGATCGGTTCCCTGGCGGCCCAGCAACCCACCCTTTTGCAAATTTTTGCCCGGGGCAATCCCTTCCGAGGCAGCGCCAACCTCACCCAAGGGGCGATCGCTTGGCTGAAAGCCCTTCAAGAATCCCACCAATTAGCGGGCGTGATTTTATACGGCAGTCCTTACCTGCTAGAAACCATGCGGCCGCTGTTGGGGTCAAAAATTCCCTACCGATTCAGCTATGGCCAAATGCCCCGGGCCCAAGCGATCGCCCTGGGCAGCCTGTTCAATCAAGTGATGTCCTAA
- a CDS encoding IS5 family transposase (programmed frameshift): MSRLPVIANPTRKAYPSDLSDDEWVLLQPLLPAPKGFGHPIEVDFREILNGIFYVQRTGCQWEMLPHDLPPYSTVYHYFQKWQRKGIWQQMHDQIREQLRNKLGRSEQSSVSIGDSQSVKTTEKRGLVYGFDGGKKVKGRKRHIIVDSQGFLMGVLVTEANASERLGAIVVLEEVKEKLSRLEVIWVDQGYSGKKFADAVKRVCGESVRVEVISRIGKGFERLPKRWIVERTFGWLNRFRRLSKDYELYSETSEGMIYGCLMHLMVKRLAGMAD; this comes from the exons ATGAGTCGTCTCCCGGTCATTGCCAATCCTACCCGCAAAGCCTATCCCAGTGATTTGAGCGATGATGAGTGGGTGCTCCTTCAGCCGCTGCTGCCCGCTCCTAAAGGCTTTGGACATCCGATAGAAGTTGATTTCCGAGAAATCCTCAATGGCATCTTTTACGTCCAGCGCACTGGCTGCCAGTGGGAAATGCTGCCCCACGATTTACCCCCTTACAGCACGGTCTACCATTACTTCCAGAAATGGCAACGAAAAGGAATTTGGCAGCAAATGCATGACCAGATTCGAGAGCAACTGCGGAACAAATTAGGTCGTTCAGAGCAATCTAGTGTCAGTATCGGTGACTCTCAGTCGGTGAAAACCACGGAAAAAAGGGGGT TGGTCTACGGCTTCGATGGTGGCAAAAAGGTTAAGGGACGTAAACGCCACATTATCGTTGACTCGCAAGGGTTCCTAATGGGGGTGTTGGTGACTGAAGCGAATGCTTCTGAGCGACTGGGAGCAATTGTGGTGTTAGAGGAAGTGAAAGAGAAGCTATCTCGGCTAGAGGTGATTTGGGTTGATCAGGGGTATTCCGGGAAAAAGTTTGCGGATGCTGTGAAGCGTGTGTGTGGCGAGAGTGTGCGAGTGGAGGTGATCAGCCGAATCGGTAAAGGGTTTGAGAGGTTGCCCAAGCGGTGGATTGTCGAGCGGACGTTTGGCTGGCTGAACCGATTCCGTCGATTGAGCAAGGATTATGAGTTGTATTCGGAGACGAGCGAAGGGATGATCTACGGCTGCTTAATGCATTTGATGGTGAAACGATTAGCGGGGATGGCTGATTGA